From Anaerococcus urinomassiliensis:
TTGATAGAAGACCTAGGGATGGAGGACAGTCGATTAGCACATAGTCATAGCCTTCTAGACCTTCAAGCAATCCTTTTAATTGTTGGGTTCTCTCTATTGGATCAAGTGCTACCAATTCAACCTCAAGACCAGAAAGAGCTGCCTCTGAAGGTATAATGTCTACTCCTGATTTCGTGTGACTTATGTATTCATTAATATCGATAATTTCTTCAGGCTCAATATCTGCTAAATCATCTTTGCCTCTTTCTTCATAGATAGAATCAGCTTCGACTACTTGGATATTTTCTTGATCATTATCTTCTTCACTTTTTTCGTCTTTTTCTTCTTCATTTATTTCGTCAATATCTTCCTCATTTACTTCTTCTTCTTTGGCGTAAAATAAGTCATATAAAGAAATATCTATGTTGTACTTATCTAGACCTAAACCAGAAGTTGTATTTGCTTGTGGATCTATATCTACTACCAAGACTTTTTTTGATAAGTTTGCAAGGGCTACTGCTAGGTTTACAACTGTGGTTGTCTTTCCAACTCCTCCCTTCTGATTAAATACTGATATTACTTTCATATACACCTCTCATAATTAATATTGCCATATCTATAGCATGATTTTTTGTTCTAAGTCTTACTCTGTTTCTATCACCATTAAGCTGTAAGTGCTTTGTATACTTCTTACCTTTATATAATATGCCTAAATACACTTGGCCTTTGTGGGCATATCCTGTAGTGGCAATACAAAGCTCGCTTTGACTCATTTGGTATAGGCCATCTAACATTTGGACTAAAACTTCTTCACTCACTACATCATACTTCTTAATTGTTTCACATGAAACATTTAATAGTTTTTCTTTTGCTTGGTTAGAATATACTATATATGATTCTTTAAGAACATCACTTGCACCAGGTATATCAATTATTGACGAAGCAATGAGTCCACCTGTAATAGATTCTGCTGTCGATATGTATTCACCTTTGTCTTTAAGTAAATTAATTAGTACTTCTTCTTTGGTCATATCATCACAGGTTATTAGGTATGTTGAAAGATTCTCTTTTACAATCTCAATACCTTTTCTAATCTGCTTATCAACTTCTTCTTCGCACTTATCTTTGGCAGTGATTCTTAATACTGGTCCTTCATTAGTTATATATGGGCTAATGGTTGGCTTTTCTCTATCAAGATCAATCTTCTGGGCCATTTCCCATTCACCTAAGAGCGCAATCTGTGCAAATACTGACTTCATATAAGCATCACGTGGTAAATGTTTCATAAGCTCATTAGTAAACATAAGTTCCATTTCATTTGGTGGACCTGGCATAATTATATATTTTGTACCTTTTTTTGAAGTGAAAATTCCTCCAGGAGCTGTACCAGCAGGGTTTTTTAAGACTATAGCTTCTTTTGGAAACATTGCTTGCTTGATATTCTCATCGGCCTTTTTCTTACTACCATTAAAATATTCTATTAAAGCATTATATGATTCTTCGTGGATTTCAGACTCTAATCCCAGTGCTTCTATAATAGCTTCCTTGGTCAAATCATCTGGTGTTGGTCCAAGTCCTCCACTTGCAATAACAAAATCCACCGTGCCATCACAATTTTTAAAGGCATCTACAAGTCTGTTGAAATTATCACCAATTGTTTCCATCTTGTATAAATTGATTCCTAATTCTCTCAATTTTTCAGCTATGAATTTTGAATTAGTATCTACTATGTTTCCCAATAATATTTCTGTCCCTATAGAAAAAATTTGTGCATCCATAATTACTCCATTTCTAATATAGTATACCACAAAGATATGATATGAAAAAATATAATAGGGTATAAACTTATCAAAGGAGAAATATATGAATATAGCAGAATTATTAAATATAAAATATCCTATCATACAAGGTGGGATGGCGAGAATATCGCGCGGCAAGTTGGCAGCAGCAGTTTCAAATGCAGGTGGTCTAGGCCTTGTAGGTACAGGCGGGCTTTTTACCGATGAATTTATTAAAGAATATGAAATTGCAAAAGAATTGATAGATGATGACAAATACTTTGGCGTAAACTTAGTTTTAATAGAGCCAGATAGGGAAGAAAAATTAGAATTTATCAAAAATTCAGATGTAAAATTTGTAACCATATCAGGTGGTAACCCTGCCAAATACGTTCCTATATTAAAAGAAGCTGGCAAGACAGTATATTGCTTGATTGGTAATTCTAAGATGGCCAAAAAATGTGAAGACCTAGGTGCAGATGGAGTTATCCTTGAGGGACTAGAAGCAGGTGGTCACTTATCAAAAGCTACATCTATGGCATCCCTTATCCCAACTATAAAGGCTACCAAGCTTCCAGTAGTCGCAGCTGGCGGTTATGCTGATGGAGCTCAAGTACTTGCAGCTCAAGTTATGGGAGCTGCAGGTGTGCAAATGGGTACTAGATTCTTAGTAGCTGATGAATGTGAAGTTCACGACGGATATAAACAAGCAATTATTGA
This genomic window contains:
- a CDS encoding ParA family protein; the protein is MKVISVFNQKGGVGKTTTVVNLAVALANLSKKVLVVDIDPQANTTSGLGLDKYNIDISLYDLFYAKEEEVNEEDIDEINEEEKDEKSEEDNDQENIQVVEADSIYEERGKDDLADIEPEEIIDINEYISHTKSGVDIIPSEAALSGLEVELVALDPIERTQQLKGLLEGLEGYDYVLIDCPPSLGLLSINALVASDSIVIPVQAEYYALEGISELMNTYNLVKKQLNSDLEIKGVLLTMFDKRTYLSYEVVEEVKSYFKDKVFKIMIPRNPRLAEAPSHGLSTIEYDIDSPGAYAYQCLANEINESESINE
- a CDS encoding nicotinamide-nucleotide amidohydrolase family protein, whose product is MDAQIFSIGTEILLGNIVDTNSKFIAEKLRELGINLYKMETIGDNFNRLVDAFKNCDGTVDFVIASGGLGPTPDDLTKEAIIEALGLESEIHEESYNALIEYFNGSKKKADENIKQAMFPKEAIVLKNPAGTAPGGIFTSKKGTKYIIMPGPPNEMELMFTNELMKHLPRDAYMKSVFAQIALLGEWEMAQKIDLDREKPTISPYITNEGPVLRITAKDKCEEEVDKQIRKGIEIVKENLSTYLITCDDMTKEEVLINLLKDKGEYISTAESITGGLIASSIIDIPGASDVLKESYIVYSNQAKEKLLNVSCETIKKYDVVSEEVLVQMLDGLYQMSQSELCIATTGYAHKGQVYLGILYKGKKYTKHLQLNGDRNRVRLRTKNHAIDMAILIMRGVYESNISI
- a CDS encoding NAD(P)H-dependent flavin oxidoreductase, coding for MNIAELLNIKYPIIQGGMARISRGKLAAAVSNAGGLGLVGTGGLFTDEFIKEYEIAKELIDDDKYFGVNLVLIEPDREEKLEFIKNSDVKFVTISGGNPAKYVPILKEAGKTVYCLIGNSKMAKKCEDLGADGVILEGLEAGGHLSKATSMASLIPTIKATKLPVVAAGGYADGAQVLAAQVMGAAGVQMGTRFLVADECEVHDGYKQAIIDAKEYETDITGTLAGEPVRQIANDMTKQSLEYEKRGASEEEFIELYTGTLKRAVFEGDRKTGSMMAGTSIGLIEERQSVVEIFEELKEEYNKALEDIENAKKFF